A genomic stretch from Planctomycetota bacterium includes:
- a CDS encoding M55 family metallopeptidase, producing MKVFMHWDMEGVSGICTREQVWFWEPGARAEAGEEGRRLLMADINSAVAAALAAGVDQVIVCDTHHGGGNIRLADMLSDPRVTYLEKSRGIQNGRLRWMPGLDESVDGFLLPGHHAMAGTPGAFLPHTWSLDWEDFRINGQSVGEMGIEACFAGHWGIPVAFAQGDAAACREAEGMFPGIVTACVKRATGRDSCEGPDAATARRLTAEKVAQAVARLRAGECQPFRPSLPMKVAIRMATDEKAEAAAARPGVRRVDELTVEADVERHCDVVKWIANAGLDLQP from the coding sequence ATGAAGGTGTTCATGCACTGGGATATGGAAGGCGTCAGCGGCATCTGCACGCGGGAGCAGGTCTGGTTCTGGGAGCCTGGCGCCCGGGCGGAGGCCGGGGAAGAGGGGCGGCGGCTTCTGATGGCGGATATCAATTCGGCCGTCGCCGCCGCTCTCGCCGCGGGCGTGGACCAGGTCATCGTGTGCGACACCCACCACGGCGGCGGCAACATCCGCCTTGCCGACATGCTCTCCGACCCCCGCGTGACCTACCTCGAGAAGAGCCGCGGAATCCAGAACGGCCGGCTGCGCTGGATGCCCGGACTCGATGAGAGCGTAGATGGCTTTCTGCTGCCGGGTCATCACGCCATGGCCGGCACGCCCGGCGCCTTCCTCCCTCACACATGGTCGCTGGATTGGGAGGACTTCAGGATCAACGGACAGAGCGTCGGCGAGATGGGGATCGAGGCCTGCTTTGCGGGGCACTGGGGAATCCCTGTGGCCTTCGCCCAAGGCGATGCGGCCGCGTGCCGCGAGGCGGAGGGCATGTTTCCGGGCATTGTCACCGCCTGCGTCAAGCGCGCCACTGGCAGGGACTCCTGTGAAGGACCCGACGCGGCAACCGCTCGCCGGCTCACGGCCGAGAAGGTGGCGCAGGCTGTTGCCCGCCTGCGCGCGGGCGAGTGCCAGCCGTTCCGCCCATCGCTGCCCATGAAGGTCGCCATCCGAATGGCCACGGATGAGAAGGCCGAGGCGGCCGCCGCACGGCCTGGCGTGCGGCGTGTGGACGAACTGACCGTCGAGGCCGACGTCGAGCGTCACTGCGATGTGGTCAAATGGATCGCTAACGCGGGCCTCGACCTCCAGCCCTGA
- a CDS encoding response regulator yields MPGPKKVLIADDEADLRTFIQAALEDDGYVFLTAANGEDALARARAEHPDLAILDVQMPRKTGFEVFDELRHDDATKDIRVVMLTGIKQRTGVGFTAKEIGGYYDSEPEAFIDKPVDPDVLRQTVAKVLS; encoded by the coding sequence ATGCCTGGCCCGAAGAAGGTGCTGATCGCCGACGACGAAGCCGATCTGCGGACTTTCATCCAGGCGGCCCTGGAAGACGACGGCTACGTGTTCCTCACCGCCGCCAATGGCGAAGACGCCCTGGCGCGAGCCCGGGCCGAGCACCCCGATCTCGCGATCCTGGACGTCCAGATGCCGCGGAAGACGGGTTTTGAGGTCTTCGACGAACTGCGCCACGACGATGCGACGAAGGACATCCGCGTCGTCATGCTCACCGGGATCAAGCAGCGGACAGGCGTTGGCTTCACCGCCAAGGAGATCGGCGGCTACTACGACAGCGAGCCCGAGGCTTTCATTGACAAGCCCGTGGACCCCGATGTCCTGCGGCAGACGGTGGCGAAGGTTCTCAGCTAG
- a CDS encoding alpha/beta hydrolase, with protein sequence MAKLESVTRGGLPTRPFAWVLLCAALAGSPWARAAEERKPSVPGVRIIRDVPYGPHGARNLLDIYLPEGGPAPRPLVICIHGGGWAGGDKRGYAALGELLARRGFAAVSLTYRFAPAWRAPTQMDDVQRAVRWLRKNAEEYGLDPKRFGAIGGSAGGHLASYLGLTETRDNSDAELAKYSSRVQCVVDCYGPVDLVAMMSSASAPIVQGFIGKPLAGNEEDYRRASPVTYVAKDAPPFLILHGTRDVGTSRGQVPMEQSVEFHEKLRKAGAEATLIKVEGAGHGFSFGSPDPEIQKALAATLDFFTKHLMKKD encoded by the coding sequence ATGGCGAAGCTTGAGTCCGTCACACGTGGCGGCCTCCCGACCAGGCCGTTCGCCTGGGTGCTCCTGTGCGCGGCCCTTGCGGGATCGCCATGGGCACGGGCCGCCGAAGAGCGAAAGCCCAGTGTCCCGGGCGTCAGGATCATTCGCGATGTGCCCTACGGCCCTCACGGGGCGAGGAATCTCCTGGACATCTACCTGCCCGAGGGGGGCCCCGCGCCCCGCCCGCTGGTCATCTGCATTCACGGCGGGGGCTGGGCAGGAGGTGACAAGAGGGGCTATGCGGCCCTCGGCGAACTCCTGGCCCGCAGGGGCTTCGCCGCCGTCTCGCTCACCTACCGCTTCGCACCCGCCTGGCGCGCCCCGACCCAGATGGATGACGTGCAGCGCGCCGTCCGCTGGCTGCGAAAGAACGCAGAGGAGTACGGCCTGGACCCGAAGCGCTTCGGCGCTATCGGCGGCTCGGCGGGTGGTCATCTCGCCTCGTACCTCGGCCTCACCGAAACGCGCGACAACAGCGATGCAGAACTGGCGAAGTACTCCAGCCGCGTGCAGTGCGTCGTGGACTGCTATGGCCCCGTTGACCTGGTGGCCATGATGAGTTCGGCCTCGGCCCCCATCGTGCAGGGCTTCATCGGCAAGCCTCTGGCGGGGAACGAGGAGGATTACCGCAGGGCGTCCCCCGTCACCTATGTTGCGAAGGATGCGCCGCCGTTCCTCATCCTGCATGGCACCCGCGACGTGGGCACTTCGCGCGGCCAGGTGCCGATGGAGCAGTCGGTCGAGTTCCACGAGAAGCTGCGCAAGGCGGGTGCAGAGGCCACCTTGATCAAGGTCGAGGGCGCCGGCCACGGGTTCAGCTTCGGCAGCCCGGATCCCGAGATCCAGAAGGCGTTGGCTGCGACGCTCGACTTCTTCACGAAGCACTTGATGAAGAAGGACTGA
- a CDS encoding DUF932 domain-containing protein, translated as MAHELNVKNGKASMFYWGDVPWHGLGTALNGPATSAEAIKAAQLDWKVLKVPLCALDKTGSAKVPDYFATVPEYAWGEQGCPVFGVVGRDYKLLQNTDAFRFFDSIVGMGAAIYHTAGALRNGSRVWVLAKLPSCIRVVGDDLAEKYLLLSNGHDGHTAIRIKFTPVRVVCQNTLTRALKAGPTASIAHKPDMPRRLDKAKETLGIINAQFKTMEQDFQRMARMTLTDELLASYLAAVFPAPPPTPGESRMAESLRERALFDREQSARLAVEGKGNDVKNVRNTLWAAYNGVTEYVDHLWGKFKPKTDRARRLNSLWFGRGHQMKSRAYEQAVAMLDASRN; from the coding sequence GTGGCGCACGAACTGAACGTCAAGAACGGCAAGGCGAGCATGTTCTACTGGGGCGACGTGCCTTGGCACGGCCTCGGGACGGCCCTGAACGGCCCCGCCACGTCCGCTGAGGCGATCAAGGCCGCCCAACTCGACTGGAAAGTGCTCAAGGTGCCCCTCTGTGCCTTGGACAAGACCGGTAGCGCGAAGGTGCCCGACTACTTCGCGACTGTGCCCGAGTACGCCTGGGGCGAGCAGGGCTGCCCCGTGTTCGGCGTGGTCGGCCGAGACTACAAGCTCCTCCAGAACACGGACGCCTTCCGCTTCTTCGACAGCATCGTGGGCATGGGCGCCGCCATCTACCACACGGCGGGAGCCCTGCGCAACGGCTCCCGCGTCTGGGTTCTCGCCAAGCTGCCGTCCTGCATCCGCGTGGTGGGCGACGACCTCGCCGAGAAGTACCTCCTGCTCTCCAACGGCCACGACGGGCACACGGCCATCCGGATCAAGTTCACCCCGGTCAGGGTCGTGTGCCAGAACACCTTGACGCGGGCGCTGAAGGCCGGGCCGACGGCCAGCATCGCCCACAAGCCCGACATGCCCCGCCGCCTCGACAAGGCGAAGGAGACGCTTGGGATCATCAACGCTCAGTTCAAGACGATGGAGCAGGATTTCCAGCGTATGGCGCGAATGACCTTGACCGATGAGTTGCTGGCGTCCTATCTGGCGGCCGTGTTCCCCGCGCCGCCCCCGACCCCCGGCGAATCGCGCATGGCCGAGAGCCTGCGGGAGCGGGCGCTGTTCGATAGGGAGCAATCGGCCCGCCTTGCCGTCGAGGGCAAGGGCAACGACGTAAAGAACGTCCGCAACACGCTGTGGGCCGCCTACAACGGCGTGACGGAGTATGTGGACCACCTGTGGGGCAAGTTCAAGCCCAAGACCGACCGTGCCCGCCGGCTCAACTCGCTGTGGTTCGGCAGAGGGCACCAGATGAAATCGAGGGCATACGAGCAGGCCGTGGCAATGCTGGATGCGTCGAGGAATTGA
- a CDS encoding cytidine/deoxycytidylate deaminase family protein yields MSRPSWDEYFLKIAFDVAERATCLRRKVGAILVKNKRILATGYNGAPSGLRHCEDLGCIREQQKVPSGQRHELCRGLHAEMNAFLQAAVHGVSTQGAILYTTIYPCSLCAKMIINAGVTRVVEAGDYPDPLARDLLAEARIEVLHVAFPGAAVVGAVAGPSLR; encoded by the coding sequence GTGTCGCGCCCGAGTTGGGACGAGTATTTCCTCAAGATCGCCTTCGACGTGGCGGAGCGTGCCACGTGCCTTCGCCGCAAGGTGGGCGCCATCCTCGTCAAGAACAAGCGCATCCTGGCCACTGGGTACAACGGCGCGCCCAGCGGCCTGCGGCACTGCGAGGACCTCGGCTGCATCCGCGAGCAGCAGAAGGTCCCATCGGGTCAGCGGCATGAGCTGTGTCGGGGCCTGCACGCCGAGATGAACGCCTTCCTCCAGGCTGCCGTGCACGGCGTCAGCACGCAGGGCGCCATCCTCTATACCACCATTTACCCGTGCTCGCTGTGCGCGAAGATGATCATCAACGCAGGCGTCACCCGCGTAGTGGAGGCGGGGGATTACCCCGACCCCCTGGCCAGGGATCTGCTGGCCGAAGCTCGCATCGAGGTTCTCCACGTCGCATTCCCTGGTGCGGCGGTGGTGGGCGCGGTCGCAGGGCCCTCGCTCCGCTGA
- a CDS encoding helix-turn-helix transcriptional regulator: MTTDATATLSDVIRDALREAIRSQSIRSVADATGVPHPSLIRFLRREQSLRLDKADKLAAYLGIEATRRPKGRKE; this comes from the coding sequence GTGACGACCGACGCGACGGCTACACTGAGCGACGTGATCCGAGATGCCCTACGAGAGGCCATCCGGTCGCAGTCTATTCGCTCCGTCGCTGACGCCACCGGCGTTCCCCACCCGTCGTTGATTCGATTTCTGCGGCGCGAGCAATCGCTCCGCCTGGACAAGGCCGACAAACTGGCCGCCTACCTCGGCATCGAGGCCACGAGGCGGCCCAAAGGACGAAAGGAATAG
- a CDS encoding sugar phosphate isomerase/epimerase family protein: MKKGINAWAFPGSVRACEAMRYAKNAGYEAIELNLADQGEIGLDTPATSLKKLAAAARRIGVEISSVSTGLYWAFNLASDDAAERAKAGEVLSKQLDTAKALGCDAILVIPGSVMVAFDLSKPKVDPDAAWDRALAGIKAAVPKAEDLGVTICIENVWNTFLLSATEMRDFVDACGSPRVAAYYDPANIVKYGLPDQWARALGNRIQRVHFKDFRRNVANLDGFVHLLDGDVNYPTLMQAFKAVGYDGYVTAEIFPPAHGLWESQIWTTSKAMDFILGRVKPARL; encoded by the coding sequence ATGAAGAAGGGCATCAACGCGTGGGCGTTCCCCGGCAGCGTGCGGGCCTGCGAGGCGATGCGGTACGCGAAGAACGCAGGCTACGAGGCGATTGAGCTGAATCTGGCCGACCAGGGAGAGATTGGCCTGGACACCCCGGCGACCAGCCTGAAGAAGCTGGCCGCCGCAGCGAGGCGGATCGGGGTGGAGATCTCCAGCGTCTCCACGGGGCTCTACTGGGCCTTCAACCTGGCGAGCGACGATGCGGCCGAGCGCGCGAAGGCGGGCGAGGTGTTGTCGAAGCAGCTCGATACGGCAAAGGCGCTGGGGTGCGACGCGATCCTGGTGATCCCCGGTTCGGTGATGGTGGCGTTCGACCTCTCGAAGCCGAAGGTGGACCCCGATGCGGCGTGGGATCGCGCGCTCGCGGGGATCAAGGCGGCCGTGCCCAAGGCCGAAGACCTGGGCGTGACGATCTGCATCGAGAACGTGTGGAACACGTTCCTCCTGTCGGCGACGGAGATGCGGGACTTCGTGGATGCCTGCGGGAGCCCCCGCGTGGCGGCCTACTACGACCCGGCGAACATCGTGAAGTACGGCCTGCCCGACCAGTGGGCGCGCGCGCTGGGCAACCGAATCCAGCGGGTGCACTTCAAGGACTTCAGGCGGAACGTGGCGAATCTGGACGGCTTCGTGCACCTGCTGGACGGCGACGTGAACTACCCGACGCTGATGCAGGCGTTCAAGGCCGTGGGCTACGACGGCTACGTGACGGCGGAGATCTTCCCGCCCGCGCACGGGCTGTGGGAGTCGCAGATCTGGACCACGTCGAAGGCGATGGATTTCATCCTGGGACGCGTGAAGCCGGCCAGGCTCTGA
- a CDS encoding PQQ-binding-like beta-propeller repeat protein: MNNRREWAGRVAASGVLLAVFALHHGASVGQAAATPLGSPDFRPSPTQPVGWRGDWMGRFPGATPPRTWSRRIKGSTTELRYQADKPAGEPGAAGRPLEYFTIKDWLVAGPFAAEDPARNIELDFLGGEDKVEPSAGTKAGERTWKPLRVGIETQSRHYHNEGTCGDLNVDFVYVFGNLPEAVAEQKPAAPLDNRVAYAHTYIHSPAAADVMLRVNYSAAAIKVLLNGRSVTVKRDQPTKVALERGWNRLLLKVASGQATGPVGQNSWVSFWRCAAYVEPVLPVSYEARNIAWMTPMTGRSMSQPIVVGDRVYIGSAMTDLLCLDKRTGKILWLRSNTPYDAMTDAERAAVPEVREKIEPLVARLNALNDDAVKAINAAVSSIGLSSEEQAQLDKTLKAKADAERAIHDAFAAVNRKRFPQMYKNEVSSSNATPLSDGERVYWACGGGMKGPGSYVIACFDLDGKRLWSWHDGGSLGAQEHGTHYSPNLVDGKLIYAANMTLLGLDARTGREMWRNSPDDWQNGGHGSSSPLVVKVGSENAILHNRYIHRVSDGTVICPSQLDVWGVLTPIVENNVMYNPCRWRGWKDPAGFIAVKPPASAAPGARCETVLELDGRDATMMTRQPGAVFMVASPLYVDGVVYSVEMGGGLAAVDTAAGKTLFRQYLDGYNRYHRFLYGVAASPTLAGKLIYITDDAGYTHIIEPGPQLKEVGRNLIENIHLSGQGGNPCRQESFYTSPYFEGKAMYLRGEEYLYCIREE; the protein is encoded by the coding sequence ATGAACAACAGGCGGGAATGGGCCGGCCGTGTGGCCGCCTCAGGCGTCCTCCTCGCTGTCTTCGCCCTCCACCACGGAGCGAGCGTCGGCCAAGCCGCCGCCACGCCGCTGGGTTCGCCGGACTTCCGGCCATCGCCGACACAGCCCGTGGGCTGGCGCGGCGACTGGATGGGGCGATTCCCTGGGGCCACTCCGCCGAGGACCTGGAGCCGCCGAATCAAGGGGAGCACGACCGAGCTCCGATACCAGGCCGACAAGCCGGCCGGCGAGCCGGGGGCCGCTGGCCGCCCGCTCGAGTACTTCACCATCAAGGATTGGCTCGTGGCCGGGCCGTTCGCGGCAGAAGACCCCGCCAGGAACATCGAGCTGGACTTCCTTGGCGGCGAAGACAAGGTGGAACCCTCGGCAGGCACCAAGGCGGGCGAGAGGACCTGGAAGCCGCTCCGCGTGGGCATCGAAACCCAGAGCCGCCACTACCACAACGAGGGCACCTGCGGCGATCTGAACGTGGACTTCGTCTACGTGTTCGGGAACCTGCCCGAGGCCGTGGCGGAGCAGAAGCCCGCGGCGCCGCTCGACAACAGGGTGGCCTATGCCCACACCTACATCCACTCGCCCGCAGCCGCCGACGTGATGCTGCGGGTAAACTACTCGGCCGCCGCCATCAAAGTGCTCCTGAACGGCCGCTCCGTGACGGTCAAGCGGGACCAGCCGACCAAGGTCGCGCTGGAGAGGGGCTGGAACCGCCTGCTGCTCAAGGTGGCGAGCGGCCAGGCCACAGGCCCCGTCGGCCAGAACTCCTGGGTCAGCTTCTGGCGGTGCGCGGCCTATGTCGAGCCCGTGCTGCCCGTCTCCTACGAGGCGAGGAACATCGCCTGGATGACTCCGATGACCGGGCGAAGCATGTCCCAGCCCATCGTCGTGGGCGACAGGGTGTACATCGGGTCGGCCATGACCGACCTCCTGTGCCTGGACAAGAGGACCGGCAAGATCCTCTGGTTACGCTCCAACACACCCTACGACGCGATGACCGATGCAGAGCGCGCGGCGGTCCCCGAGGTGAGGGAGAAGATCGAGCCGCTGGTGGCCCGGCTCAACGCACTCAATGACGATGCCGTGAAGGCCATCAACGCAGCCGTGTCCAGCATCGGCCTCTCGTCGGAGGAGCAGGCGCAGCTCGACAAGACTCTCAAAGCCAAGGCCGACGCCGAGCGGGCCATCCATGATGCTTTCGCCGCCGTGAACCGCAAGAGATTCCCGCAGATGTACAAGAACGAGGTCTCCTCCAGCAACGCCACGCCGCTCAGCGACGGCGAGCGCGTCTACTGGGCCTGCGGCGGCGGGATGAAGGGGCCTGGCTCCTACGTCATCGCCTGCTTCGACCTCGATGGCAAGCGGCTGTGGAGTTGGCATGATGGCGGCTCGCTCGGGGCCCAGGAGCACGGCACCCATTACTCGCCGAACCTGGTGGACGGCAAGCTCATCTACGCCGCCAATATGACTCTACTCGGCCTCGACGCGAGAACGGGCAGGGAGATGTGGCGGAACAGCCCCGACGACTGGCAGAACGGCGGCCACGGCAGTTCCTCACCCCTCGTCGTCAAGGTGGGCTCCGAGAACGCCATCCTCCATAACCGCTACATCCACCGCGTGTCCGACGGCACGGTCATCTGCCCAAGCCAACTGGACGTCTGGGGCGTCCTGACGCCGATCGTCGAGAACAACGTGATGTACAACCCCTGCCGCTGGCGCGGGTGGAAGGACCCCGCCGGCTTCATCGCCGTCAAGCCGCCGGCCAGCGCGGCCCCGGGGGCCAGGTGTGAGACCGTGCTGGAACTGGACGGCAGGGACGCGACTATGATGACGCGCCAGCCCGGCGCCGTCTTCATGGTTGCCTCGCCGCTCTACGTGGACGGCGTGGTCTACTCCGTCGAGATGGGCGGCGGGCTGGCCGCGGTGGACACGGCGGCAGGGAAGACGCTATTCCGCCAGTACCTGGACGGCTACAACCGCTATCACCGCTTCCTCTACGGGGTTGCGGCCAGCCCCACGCTGGCGGGCAAGCTCATCTACATCACCGACGACGCCGGCTACACCCACATCATCGAGCCCGGGCCGCAACTCAAGGAGGTGGGGCGCAACCTCATCGAGAACATCCACCTCTCCGGCCAGGGCGGCAACCCGTGCAGGCAGGAGTCCTTCTACACCTCGCCCTACTTCGAGGGCAAGGCCATGTACCTGCGAGGCGAAGAGTACCTCTACTGCATCCGCGAGGAATGA
- a CDS encoding PQQ-binding-like beta-propeller repeat protein, which yields MTRARTLLSALVATCCALEAAGWRGDGRGQYPSAHPVTRWTDRENVLWKAEVGRAQSSPVVVAQRVLVTAEPDLLVCLDAGTGRELWRRAHKLADISAEAAAKGARHSSQYGDATPTPVSDGKWVWVFFNTGIVACHDLEGKTRWANWYDLRQTTTYGRTASPVLVGGRLLVHFGPLVCLDAATGKMLWKNDNARATYGTPAVARLGDVDVLVTPKGQIVRVADGRILAADLGNCMYTSPVVQDRIVYFTDGSMTAVQLPEKAAEQVECKELWAGDLTGEFFASPLIHNGRLYTADKSGKFHVIDASSGKVILSRELEFSRASGGEGASIYPSPCLAGKSLFISNDAGQTIVLEPGDQATAVGAGSLSEGSGATPTFSGQRMFIRGGRFLYCLAVP from the coding sequence ATGACGCGCGCGCGGACACTTCTATCGGCGCTCGTGGCTACGTGCTGCGCGCTGGAAGCGGCGGGCTGGCGCGGCGACGGCCGTGGGCAGTATCCTTCGGCCCACCCCGTCACCAGGTGGACGGACCGGGAGAACGTCCTCTGGAAGGCCGAGGTCGGCCGGGCGCAGTCTTCGCCCGTCGTGGTGGCGCAGCGCGTCCTCGTCACGGCCGAGCCTGACCTCCTCGTCTGCCTCGATGCCGGCACGGGTCGGGAGCTTTGGCGAAGGGCTCACAAGCTGGCCGACATCTCCGCGGAGGCGGCGGCCAAGGGCGCCCGCCACTCCAGCCAGTACGGCGACGCCACGCCTACCCCAGTGAGCGACGGCAAGTGGGTCTGGGTCTTCTTCAACACAGGCATCGTCGCCTGCCACGACCTAGAGGGTAAGACCCGCTGGGCGAACTGGTATGACCTTCGGCAGACCACGACCTACGGGCGGACCGCCTCGCCGGTGCTGGTCGGCGGCCGGTTGCTTGTTCACTTCGGCCCGCTCGTGTGCCTGGATGCAGCCACGGGAAAGATGCTGTGGAAGAACGACAACGCCAGGGCGACGTACGGCACACCCGCCGTCGCGCGCCTCGGGGACGTGGACGTGCTGGTCACGCCCAAGGGCCAGATTGTGCGCGTGGCCGATGGCCGGATTCTGGCTGCCGACCTGGGCAACTGCATGTACACCAGCCCAGTCGTGCAGGACCGCATCGTGTACTTTACTGATGGCAGCATGACGGCCGTGCAACTTCCCGAGAAGGCGGCGGAACAGGTCGAGTGCAAGGAGCTGTGGGCGGGCGACCTGACCGGCGAGTTCTTCGCCTCGCCGCTCATCCACAACGGGAGGCTTTACACGGCGGACAAGTCGGGGAAGTTCCACGTAATTGACGCCAGCAGCGGCAAGGTCATCCTGAGCAGGGAGTTGGAGTTCTCTCGGGCCTCGGGCGGCGAGGGGGCAAGTATCTACCCAAGCCCTTGCCTGGCGGGGAAGAGCCTCTTCATCAGCAACGACGCGGGGCAGACGATCGTCCTCGAGCCAGGCGATCAGGCCACAGCCGTCGGCGCAGGCTCGCTCTCGGAGGGTTCGGGCGCCACGCCGACCTTCAGCGGACAACGGATGTTCATCCGCGGCGGCCGGTTCCTCTACTGCCTGGCCGTCCCGTAA